From Aedes albopictus strain Foshan chromosome 1, AalbF5, whole genome shotgun sequence, one genomic window encodes:
- the LOC134285420 gene encoding uncharacterized protein LOC134285420 isoform X1: MDRIKFNLLKNLPDVAKRRLLNLFNQFLDNNIVPDDWRQVRVIAVQKPGKPASDHNSYRPIAMLSCLRKLLEKMILFRLDKWVESNGMLSDTQFGFRRGKGTNDCLALLSSEIQLAFAQKQQMGSVFLDIKGAFDSVCVDVLSDKLHDCGLSPILNNFLYNLLFEKQMSFAHGDLTVSRISYMGLPQGSCLSPLLYNFYVRDIDDCLMENCTLRQLADDCVVSVTGSIAVDLQGPLQDTLDNLSTWALKLGIEFSPEKTEMVVFSKKHKPAKFPLVLMGKAITHSMSSQYLGVWFDSKCTWGKHIVYLIQKCQKRINFMRTITGTWWGAHPEDLIRLYQTTILSVLEYGSFCFQAAAKTHLLKLQRVQYRCLRIALGCMNSTHTMSLEVLAGVQPLTDRFAELSFRFLIRCEVVNPLVIENFEKLLEQNPQTRFMSVYYWYMTLEVSPSPVNTNRDNFSDFDSSSVDFDFSMKDEITGIPESFRSIGIPQIFASKFGHVSGARQFFTDGSKTDDSTGFGVYNEFHSATFMLQKPCSVYIAELAAIHYTLEYIRTLPPEHYFIFTDSLSSLEAVRSMKPMKHSAYFLKGIRQVLSALSKRSYIITIAWVPSHCSIPGNEKADSLAKVGASEGDIYERQIAFDEFFELARQETLISWQHKWRDGEMGRWLHSIIPQVSKKPWFKGLDLSRDFIRVMCRLMSNHYLLNAHTFRVGLSESNLCVCGVAYQDIEHVVWGCNEYREVRSELHEILRVRGKQQKPVREVLAGLDLEYMNLIYQFLKRVDVRV; encoded by the coding sequence atggatcgaatcaagttcaacttgcttaaaaacctccccgacgtcgctaagaggcgcttgttgaacttgttcaatcagttcctggataacaacatcgttccggatgattggagacaagtgagggtgatagctgttcaaaaacccgggaaacccgcgtcggatcataattcgtaccgtccaatcgcgatgttgtcttgtctacggaagctgttggagaagatgattctctttcgactggacaaatgggttgaatcgaatggcatgttgtcagacacacagtttggtttccgcagaggcaaaggtacgaacgactgtcttgcgttgctttcttcagaaattcagcttgcctttgctcaaaagcagcaaatgggctcagtgtttttggatattaagggtgcttttgattcagtttgtgtcgatgttctttccgacaaactacacgactgtggcctttccccaattcttaacaactttttgtataatttgctgtttgagaagcagatgagtttcgctcatggtgacttgacagtttcacgaattagctacatgggcctcccccagggttcatgtctaagcccccttctttacaacttttatgttagagacatagatgattgtctcatggaaaactgcacgttaaggcagcttgcggatgactgtgttgtctctgtaacgggatcaatagcagtcgatctgcaaggaccactacaggatactttggacaatttgtctacttgggctctcaagctgggtatcgagttctctccggagaaaactgagatggttgtcttttctaaaaaacacaaaccggcaaagtttccgctcgttctgatgggtaaggcaatcactcatagcatgtcttcacaatacctcggcgtctggttcgactccaaatgcacctgggggaagcacattgtgtatctgatacagaaatgccaaaaacgaatcaactttatgcgaactattaccggaacatggtggggagcacacccggaagatctgatcaggctgtaccaaacaaccattctatcggttttagaatacggtagcttctgttttcaagccgcggcgaaaacacacttgctgaagcttcaacgggttcagtaccgttgtcttcggatcgcgttaggttgcatgaactcgactcacacaatgagtttagaggtacttgctggtgtacagcctctgacagaccgctttgcggagttgtcgttccggttcctcatccgatgcgaggttgtgaatccgttggtcatagaaaacttcgaaaagctgctcgaacagaatccccaaactcgttttatgagtgtgtactactggtacatgacgctggaggtaagcccatctccggttaacaccaatcgtgacaacttctcagacttcgacagctcctctgtggattttgatttctctatgaaggatgagatcaccggtataccggaatcttttcgttccataggtattccacaaatttttgcaagtaagttcgggcatgttagcggggccagacagttcttcacagatggttccaaaaccgatgattcgactggattcggtgtctacaacgaatttcatagcgccacctttatgcttcaaaagccatgttcggtatatattgctgagctagcggctatacactacaccttagagtacattcgcactctcccacctgagcactacttcatttttaccgacagtctaagctctctggaggctgttcggtcaatgaaaccgatgaagcactcagcgtacttcctgaaaggaatacgccaagtcttgagtgctttgtccaaacgctcatacatcatcaccatagcttgggtcccttcacattgctcaattccgggcaatgagaaagcggactctctggctaaggtgggcgctagcgaaggcgatatttatgagcgtcaaatcgccttcgacgaattttttgaattggcccgtcaggagaccttgatcagctggcaacacaaatggagagatggagagatgggtagatggttgcactccatcattccacaggtgtcgaagaagccatggttcaaagggttggatttgagccgcgatttcattcgtgtaatgtgtcggttgatgtccaaccactatttgttgaacgcacataccttccgtgttgggctctcagaaagcaatctctgtgtctgtggcgtggcttaccaggatatcgaacatgtcgtgtggggatgcaatgagtatcgtgaggtcagatctgagctgcatgaaattctccgggtccgaggaaaacaacagaaacccgttagagaagtgttggcaggacttgatttggaatacatgaacctgatttaccagtttttgaaacgtgttgatgtcagagtttga
- the LOC134285420 gene encoding uncharacterized protein LOC134285420 isoform X2, protein MGDDDDGGGTSYRINEASLLASDCSSQQGDVNANPFVSLHPGASAMDTNSKSVSTSPRLKAYPPDFGGPYVVFFRPKGKRLNTVQISKDLTKRYSSVVSIDMVGTAKLRVTVGDRKHANEIVACELFTLEYFVYLPSASIEISGKVADASLTCETIMQGCGRFHNPSLPPVQILDCRQLHSVSQEGEKKVYTPSEEFSVTFSGSALPDLLVIGKLRLPVRLYVPKVMNCINCKQLGHTAQYCSNKPRCATCRERHVDGACKTPLKCVYCGSDRPHDLIDCPRYIQQKKHQKRSLQQRSRRSYAEMLKKAAPTVESRNIYSSLSLDDQGSDSEVGDGVPFVFKGETRKRMRLQRPTKKPRNLPSSDPQPTMTNLKSGKKATKRSPPGFKIQDERDFPSLPGTSKIPDVPRFSNSQPERQHSEHQEQPQGAPLFTLSGIVDIILSFFNASDSVKNIVKGLLPCVTPLLKQLASKMPLLATIVSFDG, encoded by the coding sequence atgggcgatgatgatgatggcgggggaacatcgtaccgcatcaacgaagcttcgttattggcatcggactgctcgagccaacaaggcgatgtaaatgctaatccctttgtctcccttcaccctggtgcttctgcaatggacaccaacagtaaatctgtttcgacgtccccccgcctcaaggcctaccctcccgactttggcgggccatatgttgttttcttccgacccaaaggcaaacgtttgaacaccgttcaaatcagcaaggatctgactaagcggtattcttccgttgtctccattgacatggtcggtacagctaagcttcgggtgacagtaggcgaccgaaaacacgctaatgagattgtggcctgcgagttgtttacacttgagtacttcgtttacctaccaagcgcgtcgatagagatttcggggaaggtcgccgacgcatctttgacctgcgaaacgatcatgcaaggctgtggtcgtttccataacccttctcttcctcctgtccagatactggattgccggcaactgcattcggtgtcccaggagggcgagaagaaggtttacacaccatctgaagaattttctgtgaccttctccggatctgcattaccagatctgctggtgattggcaaacttcggctacctgtgaggctgtatgtaccgaaggtaatgaattgcatcaattgcaagcagctgggccacaccgcccagtactgcagcaataaacctcgctgtgcaacatgcagggagagacatgtggacggtgcgtgtaaaacgccgctcaagtgtgtttattgtggcagcgaccgtccacatgatctgattgattgcccaaggtacatacagcagaaaaaacatcaaaaacgatcgttgcagcagcgatcacggcgaagctacgccgaaatgctgaaaaaagctgccccgaccgttgaatcccgtaacatctactcgtctttatctctcgatgatcagggctctgactctgaggtcggggacggggttccctttgttttcaagggtgaaacgaggaaacggatgaggctccagagacccaccaaaaaacctcggaatctgcctagcagcgacccccaacccaccatgacaaatttgaagagtggtaagaaagccacaaaacgttcccctccgggattcaaaatccaggacgaacgagactttccatcactcccgggaacatctaaaatcccagatgtcccacgtttttcgaattctcaaccggaaagacagcattcggagcaccaggagcaacctcagggtgcgccattgtttacgctctctggcattgtagacatcatcctcagcttcttcaatgcttcagactccgtgaagaacattgtaaaaggacttcttccttgcgtgacccctcttttgaagcagttggcttctaaaatgcccctccttgcgacaatcgtatctttcgatggctaa